The proteins below come from a single Spirochaetia bacterium 38H-sp genomic window:
- a CDS encoding mechanosensitive ion channel family protein: protein MDVIKKIIESLSQGRILPYINTLIIFLAGIIILKLLTLILRKTLFRKLSDHSKMLVTKFIFYAGVIILFFIGLQNLGVSPATLLGAAGITGIALGFASQTSMSNLISGLFLLSERPFSIGDLIKVGDTTGFVISVDLLSVKVRTFDNKYIRIPSEKLINQEMANITYYPIRRLDIDLSVAYKEDIRRVFEILKEIAEKNPYCLDQPEPLIVFKGFGTSGIDIFMGVWFIKTDYLKLKNSIMIEIKERFEEENIEFPFPHITLYTGSNTAAFPVEISEKKSSKS from the coding sequence TATAAACACTTTGATAATATTTCTGGCAGGTATAATCATACTCAAGCTGCTCACACTTATTTTGAGAAAAACACTGTTTAGGAAATTATCGGATCACAGCAAGATGCTTGTAACAAAGTTTATATTCTATGCAGGGGTCATAATACTTTTTTTTATAGGATTACAAAACCTTGGAGTTAGTCCTGCAACATTGTTGGGAGCTGCGGGGATAACAGGAATAGCTCTTGGTTTTGCTTCTCAGACGAGTATGTCCAACCTCATAAGCGGGCTTTTCTTGTTGTCAGAAAGGCCTTTTAGTATAGGCGATCTTATCAAGGTGGGAGACACAACTGGTTTTGTCATATCCGTAGATCTTTTGTCAGTAAAAGTAAGAACTTTTGATAATAAGTATATACGGATTCCCTCGGAAAAGCTAATCAATCAGGAGATGGCTAATATTACTTATTATCCTATAAGAAGACTGGATATAGATTTGTCTGTCGCATATAAAGAAGATATAAGACGTGTTTTTGAAATTTTAAAGGAGATAGCAGAGAAGAATCCTTATTGTCTTGACCAGCCAGAACCTCTTATCGTGTTTAAGGGGTTTGGAACATCCGGGATAGATATATTTATGGGTGTGTGGTTTATAAAAACAGATTATCTTAAGCTTAAGAATTCCATAATGATAGAAATAAAAGAACGTTTTGAAGAAGAGAATATAGAGTTTCCTTTTCCGCATATTACTCTCTACACCGGTTCTAACACAGCTGCATTTCCTGTAGAGATAAGCGAAAAAAAATCCTCTAAGTCATAA